One Bos javanicus breed banteng chromosome 9, ARS-OSU_banteng_1.0, whole genome shotgun sequence DNA window includes the following coding sequences:
- the ADAT2 gene encoding tRNA-specific adenosine deaminase 2 isoform X3 → MVYNNEVVGKGRNEVNQTKNATRHAEMVAIDQALDWCRRHGRSPSEVFEHTVLYVTVEPCIMCAAALRLMRIPLVVYGCQNERFGGCGSVLDIASADLPSTGKPFQCTPGYRAEEAVEMLKTFYKQENPNAPKSKVRKKECHKS, encoded by the exons ATGGTCTACAACAATGAAGTTGTGGGCAAGGGGAGAAATGAAGTTAATCAAACCAAAAAT GCTACTCGACATGCAGAAATGGTGGCCATTGACCAGGCCCTAGACTGGTGCCGTCGCCACGGCAGGAGTCCTTCTGAAGTGTTTGAACACACTGTGCTGTACGTCACCGTGGAGCCCTGTATCATGTGTGCAGCTGCTCTCCGCCTGATGA GAATCCCACTGGTTGTCTATGGCTGCCAGAATGAAAGATTTGGTGGTTGTGGCTCTGTTCTGGATATTGCCTCTGCTGATCTACCGAGTACTGGGAAACCATTTCAG TGCACCCCTGGATATCGGGCTGAGGAGGCAGTGGAGATGTTAAAGACCttctacaaacaagaaaatcCAAATG cacCAAAATCAAAGGTTCGAAAAAAGGAATGTCACAAATCCTGA